The genomic window GTTTAACACCTTCACCAGTGCTCTTAAATAAGTTTACACTTGGATCGTAAGGTATTCAAGTATGTTTACTTGTACTTCTTAAATATCTTCTCATCATAGTGAGATTGATTTAAAGGAATTCTCATTATGAGTTAACAATCTTAATAACTAAGATTACATCTACCTTTTCGAACTCTTTCTTATCAAAGTTGTTAGACAACAATGATTCCAATCCATTCACAACATGAATGTTTGCTCTAAACATGTAAATCATTTACATAGAGACTTATGATAATGCAAATGCTATTTACTAGTTTATAGTAAATACATTTGTCACTTTCATTCACTTTTAATTCATTTGATATCATGAAATTGTCAACTTTTCATGACATTTCTTATGGCTTATTAAAGACCATACAAAGTACTATATGACTTATAGACTTTAATTTTCTTGCCACCCATGAGTTACAAAATATTCAGGTTGttctaaataaatttcttcttcCAGTCACGataaaaacaaaggaaaaacagttttgacatccatttggtgtaCTATTCAGTTATAAATAGCATCAAGAAATTTTAGTACCATTATGGGTGTCATTCATATACAGGAGAAAAAGTGTTGAAGAAAtctatatgttttttcttttatctaaAACCCTTCGCTACAAGGATAATGTTTTAGATTATTTTCCAAAATTCATTTACAACTCATTGGTTTGTACTCATGAGGCAATTATTTCAAATGTCAAGTCTTGTTAGACCCTAAAGAATCTATCTTCTCTTTTATGGCCTCTTGCCATATATAAGCCTTCAAGGAAGACAACACTTCTTGAAAACTAGTTATAGATTCTCTTCTAATGTATAAACCATGTAACAAGGTTCACACTCTTTAGCAACTATTGCTATCTTATCTCTTCGAGGTTCATAACATCTTGTTCGATGTTCTCATCATTGCTTCTGATCACTAGAGTGTGATAAGTTGCAATACCCCCACcagtgcccccactatttctcaatttaaagagaaattcattttcatagaaatcaatTTCATTTGATTCTATGATCACTTTAGCATTTAGGTCATAAAACCTATAATCTTTAATGCTAATTATATACTCAATGAGTACATATTCATAGGCTCTACTGGTGAGTTTAACTCTCTTGGTTTCTGGAATTTAAACATAGTCCAGGTACACCCAAGTTCTAATCTAAGACAAATTAGATtgtcttttcttcaaaatttcataAGTAGAAATTTTGTTCTTGCGCTTAGGCACTCTATTTAGACAaaacaatcaattaattaaatttttcccCACTAATGAGATGCAATgccaaaatttattaaacatgATTGTAACAACTAGCTCGGTAAATGTTCTATATTTTTTCGCTTTACCGTTCATCTCAAAAGAGTAAAGTGCAGTTGTTTCATGATAATTTCATACTCATTAAAAATGTGGGAATCATATTTTTGTGCCTCTatcaaaatcatttattttctcattGAATTACTTTTCAATTTCAGTTCCATATAATTGGAACATgtcaaaaatatcaattatcacTTTTCTGTTTCTAATAGAGTTTTAATTCACATTGTGTATCTGATTCTTGAATAATTTGCCAGTTGGCTTCAGACCTGTGAATTTCTTTTTAGTGTTGTTGTTAAAGACAACAAACACTTCATTTTTCTGATTTTGCTTTTTAGTTTATTCTTCAATGCGAAGACATGTTATCAGAAATTCGAGGGAATATCGTTTAGCCATTTATCCTTATAGCTTGTtcaatttttaaagtaaaattgaaatcactttcttcaaaataataacaactcttttgttattattaaagcATAATTTTTATTGCCAATTTTTAAGTGATTTACTTCAAACCGAAACGGTTTATTCTAGTCCGCAATATCATAATCAGAGCCAGTAATTTCTTCGGTAGGCATGGCAGGaaagaaacgtcttaaaattgttatttCCGAGGTTCAAAATCGTTAAAATTTTCAtccaccgaagagattactggattTAGTCGCGGGtcgatacgctctctttaagacgtttcgcggcactgcccaaaattgtgcaaggcagacgatcaaccacgaagtccccaggataaaacagcccagttctactgataccgataaatactgcactgtagatatcgggcaagaattacaccctcaaTTATGATACTTAAACCAGTGCGCTATGGTTTTAAGTTCATTCTAATATGGTGCTATGACCATTCCAATATGGTATTGAGACCATTCTTATATGGTAACTAAGACCATTCAAATCATAGGAAATATGGTTCTATGACCATTCTTAAATTTGAAGGAACTGTGATACTAGGATCACTTTTAAAacataatgataataatactaatactaagTATTGGTATTATCGCTTAGTGTCATAAATTAACAGCAACCTTGTGATTTGATACAATcataacataaatatatatctggCTACTGCATATACTGTCTTTGTTATAAAATAGATGTATATGATTAGAATATAGCATAGACTATATAAATCTATTTCCTTACTTgttgttaagaaaataaaacaatttaatcTCTTAGCATCAATAGTCACAGTGCACGGATTATATATGAACCGTAaacaattaatatattatatacaacatgtataataataatatcaaaagATTGTTTCAATTACCTCTTAGCAAGCATCCACAAAATTAATAATTGCAGAATGAACCATATAGTAGTTGCAAAAGGAGAAGAGTGGAAGTTGTGAAAATTCAAGAGAAACTTTTTGCTATTGGAACACAAAACATATCATCCATTGGATTGCTTACTCCCACACTACCGAAAGTTGATTCCTGCTATACTATGCTGCTACTATTGACAGTTACAAAGATTTGTGGAGTAAGTGTTTGCTATGTGTATCCAAAAAACAATGGAGAGATGATACTATCACTAGTTTTCTAAACCAtacactagtgcagaaaggggattccactaccggccaaatagggattccactactggccgcggccggtagtaaacacactcgtcgttgtaagtcaatactttccacgacgggtctttttatacccgtcgtggtatgtcaggtttctactgtattattaattaaatttatgaggattccacgacggtttttacaaataccggtagtggtatgtatgagattccactacgggtattttcaatatccgtagtggtatgtatggttttcatttttttttttttagagtctgggattccactaccggtatttgtaaataccggtagtggtatgtatagttttcatttttttttttttagagtctgggattccactaccggtatttacaaataccggtagtggtatgtatggttttcattttttttttttttagaatctgggattccactaccggtatttgtaaataccggtagtggtatgtatgctattccatttttttttttagaattgaggattccactacgggtaattacaaatacccgtagtggtatgttagttttcactactgattgttataaatatcagtagtggtatgttagtttttttttttttttttttttcgtttttttgtagcttcctgtgcctgcatattaatatgaaaaatcaaaactCTAGAACAGTATGCAcatcctaaaataccaattccatcacctgataaacagtcctaaaataccaattcctaaaataccaatcctaaaataccaattcctaaaataccaattctaaaataccaatccttcataaaataccaattccatcacAAAAATACCAATTCTAATACCAATTCCTTCATAAAACCATCCTAAAATAGTCCAAAATAAACAGTCCAAAACAGTGAGATGCACATCCGAGCcaaaataccaattccatcacCTGATCTGCTTCCAAGACTCAAACTAAAGCTAATAACCAATTCATCACCCTGCAGAATCTCAAATTTGAcagaaacaaagttcaaataaacAAGTGTAAACTAAAATTGCTGCAATGTATTGAATAGACCAATTTgcaaaaacaaagttcaaataattAACTATTCTATAACTCACCAGATAAATCTTAACCCTCCAATAACTCCAAAAAATATGTTGACCAACGTAATCGCAATTCATACATCTCCTCAGCTGTTAACTCTTTTGGGTCATTAAATACCTAcaataagtaaataataatataaaactattcttgactcggttataaaaaattattgatgtataaaaaataaaaattattacctcCATCCAAGAATCAGTTATCTTAGCAGTGACAAtgtccaacatatttttcattacatagtATCCACAgtcatttgaattatattgtttcctcgcctacaaattatatatagtaacatttgatcaaaaaataccacacttacttatcaaaaaagtaaatatatataaagttagaaTACCACACTTACTTGTGGATAAAGCCATACGGTATTGTTCTTTCTATTGCCATTCGCCATTTGATCAACCGTAAAAACActaattcataagaaaaaaaagccgcataaaatcatataaaatttgtaataatttatgtttatagtatataaccaaaacccctaaagtataaacttaattaccttgaaacaattttctCCATTATTGGATTAAGTTTCCAATGTAGTGAACAAATAACAACCACGGTATTTATCTTTGGACAAAGTATTATCAACTGCCAATGTCCTCTGTACGCGTGCGTGGAAGAACAGTATTATATTGTTAATAACTAtgagttataaaaaataaataagtattaaaaaaatacacaaattcataCAAACTTACACATGGTTAAATGGTAATAATTGacactctttcttttcattttgtaaCTTATGCTGGATGTATTTCTTGCATTtactttgagatattctctGATCACTTTTTTTCCCAGCATCACCAACAATGTTCAGAAAAGTTGGTTCCAAAATTCCATATACATTTGTGGTGTTGTTTTCAATGCATAAACGATGAATGTAcctgaatataattttaaagttaggagagatatataacatattaacagATATTGAGATAGTAGTAAATAAGAAAGTACACTTACGAGCACCAAgcattgataattttataaatatgtttatACAACTTAGTTAATATCAAAACAAGTTGTATGTTTATACAATTGGCCATAAATATTGACCCCTGCCCATGGCCAAGTTGTATGTTTTCTTGAAGCCGAAGCTGAAGGGTATTTGCAAGAAAAAAGATCCCATCTTATAAGGCTATGTGGTGAAGCTGAAGGGTATTTGGAGAGACACTACTCAGCTATCTTAGGCTCATACCAAAACCCTCTTGACCATCTCCATATTTTCCCTTACTATTCTAACTACATCAAACTTGGTCACCTTGAGTAAGTATATTATATGGCAGAGATATTAAGCACTATTCTAACTCCATATTTTCACTCCTTAGCCAACCTTGAATATATTAAGCACTATAACTTGAGTGACTTCTATATACCTTGAATATATTAAGCACAAGGTTAACATGAGTGACTTCTATATACTTGCTTATACCTAACACCCTCATGTGCAGCAACATAACGAATTTTGAATCACACTTTGACATTAAAACATGGCTtggttatttgaattttcttgccTATTTGGAGTTTAGCTTCAACAATAAAATCTGATATAATAGCAGCAAAATAGCAGCAAAACATGGCTTGGTTTAAAACATTACATATTATCtatgaagtaaaaaataatcaaaatagcagcaaaataaatatcataaacaGAAATGACCATATATCTTTTTACTTTTCATTAAATCTCATGCTAAAGTGACCTACACAGACCTACACAGACTTCCAAATCTCatgcaaatttgtatttttatattgacattctcatcatcaagccatcaagcagaagaagaatgaaaacccACACAAAAAAACACAGACCCACACAGAAATGAACATCACAGACCCACGAAAACGACgtgaatgaaaacgaatgaaaacccaagcgaatgaaaacgaatgaacaagaatgaaaatgaatgaaaacgaaaacgaatgaaatttggaggaagtttgatttattcataccttTACCGAATAAAAACGAAGAAATTTGGAGGCGATTCAAGCAttctagggtttggagaatgaaaccgaatgaaattggagagattggagaatggagaatggagaatggagaatggagaatggagagattggagaatgattgggaaattggagtgtttgatttgaagaactTGGGACGATTTGGAAGAACTTGGGACGATTGAGAATGGAGAGTTTGCAGTGGGAGGGAGATTGAACGCGTATGAAAATTGGgaatgaaaatgacaatatgaaaaatataataacactattaggattccactaccggtgaatcctagatcggtagtgaaaagtgggaatatgaaaaaaataataacactattaggattccactaccggtgaatcctagatcggtagtggaagataattaaaacaaatttgtacgtaattacgacattgccaccgtgtctactttccactacggatttagcaaagccggtagtgaaatcccttgtctctgaactttccactaccgttttaaaaatatcagtagtggaatcctttggtcaaatgtatttcactactggtattcacataccggtagtggtatctccaaaccaaaagtcatttttctactagtgataTTTTTTTCTGGCGCACCTGAGGTGTAGGGTACTTCCTTAAGAGACTTATTTTATATATCAAGAGAATATAACATGTGCTTACTTCCTATAAAAAAGGAGATGATGCTGTGATGACTCAAAAATCAGTGAGGTGGTCGTGAAAATAGGAAAATATGTTGTGACCTTTTTAACTGCTCTTCCTATTATCTAGTAACTTAAGTGACAACATAGTCTATTtccattatttttattctcaaaataCACACTAGTATATAATACATACTAGTATGCTCT from Trifolium pratense cultivar HEN17-A07 linkage group LG1, ARS_RC_1.1, whole genome shotgun sequence includes these protein-coding regions:
- the LOC123908503 gene encoding uncharacterized protein LOC123908503 — protein: MLYISPNFKIIFRYIHRLCIENNTTNVYGILEPTFLNIVGDAGKKSDQRISQSKCKKYIQHKLQNEKKECQLLPFNHVGHWQLIILCPKINTVVVICSLHWKLNPIMEKIVSSVFTVDQMANGNRKNNTVWLYPQARKQYNSNDCGYYVMKNMLDIVTAKITDSWMEVFNDPKELTAEEMYELRLRWSTYFLELLEG